The DNA sequence TCTGGCGACTGATTTGCAAAGATGTTAAACTGCTCAGTCGACAAGGTCTGTGGGTCAATTCCAGCATCAGTAAGTAATTTGTTAGCAACATCCCGCCTTCTCTCCAGCTCGCCTGGTGGGAGGTTGAAGACCGGGGGCGCCGGATCGGCGTAGTCTCCGTTCGGCTGAGCATTGTTAGCACCGTAGACTTCATTGTTGTAGAGCTGTCGCTCAGAAGGGTCGCCAACCGGACCAGCTGGGGCCGTAgagtccttcttctttcgcCGCTTCTTTGGCTGTGATGAATCCTCCACTGGAAGACCATCCTCTCCTACAGCTCTCTTCCTCGATCGTGGTGTTTTTGCCTTGGTTTCCTTTGGCGCTCTTGGCCCTTTGCATAGCCTTGGGGCTCTGGGTTCTTTCGGTTTATTTTCTGGTGTCTTTACGACAGGAGCAACTGGCGGAGGAGCAAGAAGCTCAATCAGTTGTCCAACAGTCTTGTGAAGCGGTGAGTGTTCGTACTTAACCTCGATGGTCCGCGATGACTTGAGAAAGGATATCTTCAAGCACCCTCTGCAATCGAAAGCTGGTCGAGCTATAGGGTATATTGTTAGCAGTTATGCATATGGTATCCATCTCAAAGAAAAACATACAAAGATGGATAGGATCCTGTCCACCCTTCTCGCTCCATTCACTGATAACGGTCTTGGCGGGGGTCTTCGTAGCTTGCCGACTCCATGACTGCCATGAGTCCTTGCAAATGAAGCTGAAAGTCCAGCCCTGATCGGTCCGTGCAACAGCCCGTACTACCCACTGACTCCCATCAATCTGACCTAGCGATGTGGTGAGATGGCTAGCCACAAGCTTCTGAACCGCATTGTCGTCTGCCGGTTGATGGATGACAGCGTCATTAGCATTGACTCGACGCGCGGGTTGTCCATCACTGCCAATAACTGTAGGCCCACCACTGGCGCGCACCCCTTCTCCAAGCGATGGATCGATGCTTGACGCGTTCTCCGAAGCTTCGTTCTCGTTTTCATTGACGGGGATCTCGAAGACGGCATTCGACCGGATCTGGAATGTCTCTGCGATGAAGTCGGCGCGGGTTTCGGTTACATGCCCTTGAAGAGCAGTTCGCAGCTTGTCCTGGAGCTCAAAGATGGAACCACACGTAGGTTTCGGTTGTTGTGCGCCGCCCAGGCTCAGACCCAGGCCACCGAGCAGCGCATCCATATTGAAGTTATCGCGAACTGATTGTTGTGCTCATCTGCGGGGTTGTAGTGCTCGAACGAAGTCGAACAAAGGCGGGCGGGGAAGTCGGAGATATTGGATTACAGGCGCGATCGTTGGTGGCTGCCGTGACTGGGATTAGCCCCTGCCCTTGACTATTGAACTCGCGATGCGTCACGGTGGTGGGTAATCGCAGCAATTGACATAGAAGACGCGCGTGGCGGGCAGCTCGAAAATCAGGTGGGGTCTGTCGCTGTGTGTATActtggctgcggctgggAGCTGTACGGCCTGTGCGTGTCAGCTGGAAATTGCCCAGTTCGGGAGAGGCAGCCGAATGGAAAATGCGGTTATTGGTCTTTACGAGAGCAGTAGAAATAGGGTTATGGTTAGCTTCGATATGTGGATTCTGACTCTCAAATGCTTTATGTACGAGAAGTATAGATAACAACGTTCAACATCGAAAGTATAAAACAGTGTAAGTATTGTAGAGCCAGATAGGAAAGCCCAGCTGTACACGGCATGTGTAAGTCAAAGCGGTTCATCCCAATGCCGCGCTATTACTAATCCAAACAAACATGAGTACATGAGGCCAGCCTCCCTCACGTATGCTCCTCGATCCATTGCTCGAGTCTCTCCAACAAATCAACCTTCTTTCCAGTTGTGCTGATTCCTTTGCTTGTCAAGATATCCTTGAGTACAGCCACCGTGAGCTTCTTCAATGTGTCGTTCTCCCAGGCAGCTTTGAGCTCTGCGTTGCTCATTTGACCACCAGAACTAGCACTGCCTGCTGCGGCCTTTGGCCGCTTAGCCAGTCGTGGTCTTTCTTCCGCATCGTCTTCTTCGAGTTCGCGTTTAGTGGCTCGGAGTTGCATAAACTCTTTCGCCTTGTCCGCCAACTCTTGTTTCCACTCGGCCATATACGCACCTACCCGCTTGTCAATTTGCCTGTATTTTGGCACAGTCAAGTCATCCAAAGCATCTGGAACATCCTCTTCAAGTGCCATGGCCTGGAGAATCTTGTAGTGCCACTGCAAAGCAGGGTTTGGGTATTTGAGAGGGTTGTATGTGGCCTTGGGCAGTTGAAGGTTCTGAATGATTTCTCTCATCTTGTCTGTCAACTCATCCGCaggtttggtggaggttttgATTTCAACGCTTCTGATATCGTCTGCAAAGGGCAAGGGATAAAGCCAGAGCCCTGCAGGGAGATATGGTGCGGTTgaatcctcgtcctcgtcgttgAGGCTTCCCGACGGAATGACAGCCACCATGATAGGATTGGCATTCTTTCGAGCAACGAACCATGCAATCCCGACCTTCTTGGAAGTCAATAGCTTCTGCCAAAGAGCCGAAAATACACGGGTTGAACCGACGTAACCGTCCTCGCTTGGGAAAATGAATGTTGACTTCTTGACTGAGGCCCACATTGGGATGTTGGCCAGTGGCTTGAAGCCGATGATGCGGAGAACTTTGGTGTCGAGTTCCTTCAAGGACTTTGCTTCCTCGGGGGTGAAGTAAATGTACTCGCCGCCAAACTTGTAGGCCTTTTTGATTTCGCTCTTTTCAACGGTTCTCGCCTCGGAATCAACCTTGGTAGTTTCAGATTGAGCTAGTTGGGCTTGTTCTCCACCAAGCCACACATAGCAGGTGCGGGCGGGCTTTTGCTGGTGGAGTGGCATGTACCCCTTGACTGTGATCGTAAGACCTGGAGCAAGCTCAAAGGGCATCCTGGAGAAATAAGATCGCTTTGGTGTTTGTTTTAAGTTGATATTGGAGATCAAGGAGTTGAGAAGAGTCAGGCCATCGCCCGATCTTGATGTTTTGACTTCTTCAGAGTTGTCCCCTTCCTCGACCGAACTGCGGTAGACGATATCCTACACTTTTTAGGCCACAGACGGGTAAATGTGCCAGGATTACTTACATCGTAGAATTTTGAGAGGTCGAAGGGCTTCTTCGCCCGGCTGACAGGGAATAGTTCAATCGTCACACCAAGATCATAGAGATCCTTGGCACGAACAGCTGCCGATGACTTGGCCTGTTTGTCGTTCCCGTGTGGATTCTCATTGTCTGTGATGATGAACAGTCTTCGCGAGCCGAAGTTGGCAGCATTGGTCGTGAAAATCTGGTTGGCACAAAAGAGCACATTCGACATGAGTACCGGTTCCTTGGATGGAACGAGCACCTCATcggcatcctctccctcctctacCAAATCTCTCAATTTCTTGACATCCTCCGCTCCTGGGACATCGAGCTCAGTGAAGAGGTAGCAGTGAGGATAGCCAGAGCCACTCCGACTACCAGTCTCGTCGCGGAATTTGGACTTTTCAGTCCCAAACAGCAGGATACCCATCATATCTTTTGGTTGGGCAATGATACGCTGTTGCATAAATTGATGGGCGCATTTCAGGGCGGCAACCACGGCGGAATCCTTATCGGACTTCCTGTCGTCGCTACTCGGAGGTGGCTCCAACATGGACGCGCTCACGTCAATGGCGAACAGTACGGCATCTTTTTGAGTTTTGTAGTCCTGAGGTCTCGGTCAGCTTCAACTCTGATAATAATCATTGGACTTTCACCAACATTCTCATCcaactcatcctcctcttcgcccccATAGCGGCGCTCCTCATAGTCTCCCCAGGCCATTCCCATAGGAAATAAACTCCTGTCAGTTGTTGAAGTGTTCCTAAGAAATTGTGTTTCCACACGCCGTCCAATTGATAAGAATTGAATATTTTGCAATTCAAGGGATAATTGACTCTCGCAACTCAACGGGCGAAATGAAATTATGTATGATGCAACCAGGTGTAAGCTTGAGACGCGCTAGAACCAGGCAGGCGCGCGACTGCCTAACGCCAAATCACGTGCCTCCTTGTCACGAACAAAGCAATTGAAGCGCTCTTATTGGCAGCTGCTGCACGGACCGATCTCCAACGTCAttggagaaggccaagatcgCAAAAGTCGGCCGACAGCAATTGCTACCGAACCATTCGGGGCAAACATGCGGAGTAAGAAGAAAGTGTCCAGAACATCTGTCAATTTACCCCGACATCGCCACCCAGACACTCTGTCCGAACTTTTTACACGAACAGTTCCAGAAGTCATCCGGTGACATATTTCAAAGCCTCACCTGTGTGTCTGACCCTCGATCATCACCTTTCCACGCCGAACCATCCCGGGATTTCGGCTGTGTGATTCTTTTATAAAATCACAAGCCACACCCGGATTGCCGGACCCCGTCATAGCCATGGCCTTCCGACTCCCGGCTGCCGCTTTGCGCCCTCTGCGATCTTCAGTCCTCCTTAAGCCTGCTGCGCAACAAACACGATGGCTTGCGACACCGACACCGTTCCCAGTAACACAGAACATGACCAGCTCTCGGGGGCCGACAGCCATGGTCTTCCTGAATATGGGCGGCCCCTCCACAACGGATGAAGTTGGCGATTTCCTCAGTAGATTATTTGTGCGCCAATCCTACCAACGCTTTCCTATTCCTCGCCAGTGACAGGTTTGACTGACTGTGTTTTCGTCTGCTAGGCCGATGCTGATCTCATTCCTCTTGGCCGCCTGCAAAACTACCTCGGTCCCCTCATCTCGAAGCGTCGTACCCCCAAAATCCAGAAGCAATACGCTGCCATCGGTGGCGGTTCGCCCATTCGCAAATGGTCTGAGCTCCAATGCGCGGAGATGTGCAAGCTACTCGACCAGATCTCCCCTGAGACTGCCCCTCATAAGCCCTACGTCGCCTTCCGCTACGCCAACCCCCTGACCGAGCATATGTACCGGCAATTATTGGCGGATGGTTTTGGTAATGGAAAAGGAGGTCGCGCCGTTGCTTTTACACAATACCCGCAGTATTCCTGTTCGACAACGGGAAGCAGTCTGAACGAGCTTTGGAAGTGGAGGCAGAGGTTGGAGGGTAAGGCCGGGCCGCTGGACGACGGGAGCGATGGGACTATCAAGTGGAGTGTGATTGATCGATGGCCGGTCCACCCTGGATTGGTCGAGGCTTTTGCGCAAAACATTGAGGCAAAGTTGCAGGAGTATCCTCCCGAGAGGAGGGACAAGGTTGTCTTGCTGTTTTCTGCGCACAGCTTGCCTATGACGGTCGTGAATAGGGGTATGTTACAGTCTTGTTTGGTTACGCAGCCGCAATGCTAACATGCATCTAGGCGATCCCTATCCTGCCGAAGTTGGTGCGACAGTCCACGCTGTCATGCAGAGACTAGGCCATGTCAATCCTTACAGACTATGCTGGCAATCTCAGGTTGGCCCTCAGCCATGGCTCGGCCCGCAAACCCAGATGTCAGTTGAAGAGTACATTGCCAAGGGTCAGAAAGACTTGGTCTTGATTCCCATTGCCTTCACCTCGGATCACATCGAGACTCTCTACGAGCTCGATGAGGAGGTAATTGGCGAGTCGGGCCACAAAGACACCGTCAAGCGTGTTGAGAGTTTGAACGACAGCCCTGTGTTTATCAAGGCTTTGGCCGACTTGGCCAAGACCCATCTGGACAGCGGGATTGCGACTTCACCACAGATGAGTTTGAGGTGTCCTGGCTGCAAGAGCGACAGATGTCACGAGTCGAAGAAGTTTTTTGCCGCACAGGAGCTGGCATAAACAGAATTCGGCAGAAAAATGTATCTTACTGTATAAGCTTGTAATTGCGAGTGTTTGTTATGACCTTTGTATACCTAGGGAATTATGCAGGAGAGCTGGCAATGCATCCCACCGGCAGTATGCATTTGTCATCCGGACAATGCAGACACGACTGCCGATGAAGGATGCGGGATGGAAACCTGCCTCGTGCGTCATTGATTTAAAACGGCACTTGGAGGTACCACCAATAGATTACAAAAGCTTCGTTATCtctgttgttttgttggtaGAATAAGTCTCCGAAGATGTCTTGCACTCGGACTTCGGGCAGTGTTATGGCTCTCCGACGCAGCCGGAAGGATTTAAACAAGCTATAGTTGAAGCTTTCACTAGCGACCAACCGTTGGAAATTCTATGATCTACAAGAGGCTTTATTCATTGAGGGAGCTAAAGACCTGGAATTCCCCTCTCCCTATATAACCCACAGGTGTGGCTATTCCCTATCTAATATAGTGTAATGATTTGCTTATTAAATCTCGATAGAGAGAACTATTTAAACTAAAACTTATAAATTAATTAGGTTATAATTATAAATATATTGTTAATTATAATATTAGTTAGTTAAAAAGCTAAAGACTAATGGAAATAATAATATTAAAAATATTTAAGTGCTTTAcaaaaattaaaaaaaaatttcCTATCGGTTACTTTGTATAATTTCGTTAATTCTTTATAAGTTTAAAGCATCTTTTGAAATACACTTTTTTAAGTAAATATAATAATATTATTAGAAAATATTGTTTTATTTATTATTCACTTTTTCACTTTTATACGTTGTTTtaatggggtcgctgagagcactgtaacTACAGGGGTCTCAAAAGGGTGAAGCAATTACCtaagaacttggcgagtgtcggactgtgctgctaagtacgacgaggtggttgtcgaaggaagaaagtgcaacaggtattacctgcaaatacagagagtagtgaactgagatgttgtagtctcatgTATATGgtactgtaaatgatcaatcttattgactgaCTTGACTTATTATTTCttaaggaaagaaagaagcaggaaaaccattgcaattggaagagggctctttatgagcacctgaacttccttatcatccttatcgCTCCCTATCGCTCGGTGGCCCCAGTGGCTTAGATCTATGATCTCGTTGCCGAAAAGGTGCTCGTATCGCTCATGAGGCTTCTTGTATCTTCGTTATTGTTCTCGTCGACTTTGATTTCTCTGTACTATGCCCTAGGACCTAGAATCTGCCGCTTGTCTATCGCTCTCTTCCCACCTACTATAGTTTTGATTCATGTCTAGTTGAGACTGCCTCTTCACCTCGGCGATATCCCGCCTAACCCCGGACTTCCGGGCCTCGTCCCATCTAATCTTAGCTCGGGACAGGTCACGAAGCACCAGTTTACATAACACTAGCTCCAAATCACTTCCTCACAACAAAAACCAGTTCATGTCGTAATTCCTCCCGCGCCTAACGAGAGTtttaccttttttttttttttggtttgcgGGGCGGACAATTCTTTCTCCTTGCAACTTATGAACCACCATTCAACGGTTTCACATCACAAATTGGACCATTGTTACATGGCGGTATAAGAGACTGTTTCGCGGCATCCCTGATATCAGAACGGGCACCTGGATGAGCACTCACAACATGGCGCGCGATGAGACAATAGCCGATGTCGGCACCGACTCGACCGAGTCGACAAGATTGCTAGCGGACAGAGATGAAACCAGCAACAGCGAAAGACgacaagatgaaggagaggcCTGGGTGGGTTACGCAGACTTTGAGGGTTTGccttggtggaggagaccGACAGTTTGGTTCCTCTTGGTACCATATGCGCTTTTTACCCTGGCATTTGGAGGGACGGTGGTGCCAAAGCTGAATTTGTATGACACTCACCCCCTCAGTCAAACAAAGGGTGATTTTAGCTGATTATCGATATAGGATTCTCGAGCTGGTATGCAAACGCTACTTTGCCGACCGCTCCGCCCGCGACCCAGATTTCACCTTCACTCCGGTTGTTCCTGGCGAAGACAACGACCAATGCTTCATCCCTGAAGTTCAGCGGTCTGTCGCAACCTTTATGATGGTTCTCAATGTTTTGACTGGATTACTCAGCGCCTTGACGGCGCCGAAGTTGGGGTCGTTGTCGGATCGTTATGGCAGGAAACTCATGCTGACGGTTTGCGCGCTGGGTGGGATCATGAATGAGATTATTACCATCCTGGCGGCCAAGTTCCCGGAAACGATTCATTACAACTGGCTGATCTTGGGCGCGTTGTTTGATGGGCTTACGGGGTCTTTTACGGCGGGCAGTGTGCTGATTCATTCGTACACGAGCGACTGCACGCCCCCTTCGAAGCGCGGTGTGGCGATAGGGTACCTACACTCGTGCTTATTCATGGGGCTGGCGTTCGGACCGCTGTTGGCGGGGTATTTCGCTGAGTGGACGGGGTCGCTGTTGTCGATCTTTTATGTGACGCTGGGATGTCATATTTTCTGGGTGTTTTCCATGTTGTTTATCACCCCAGAATCGCTGTCAAAGAAGAGACAATTgctggcgagggagaagtaCGAGATTGAAAAGGCCGCGAGACGGCCACCGACTGTTGCGACAAGGGTTGGGGAGTTCGGGATGAGGGCGATGCTTGGACAGCAGATCAATGGGGTTGTGTACATGATGAAGAGCCAGAACCCGTTTGCGCCACTCAAGATTCTGTTTCCCAAGGGAGCGCACAAtgcgaggttgaggaggaattTCTTGATCCTGGCGTTTTTGGACATGGTGCTGCTCGGGGCTGCCATGAGTGGCGGGACGGTTATAATATTGTACACCGAGTACATGTTTGGATGGCGCAACTTGGAGAGTTCGAGGTTTGTCTCGCTTGTGTCGATGGTCAGGGTTGTGGTTTTGCTTGGTATTTTCCCGGTTATCAACTATGTGTTCCGGACGAGAAAGGCTGCTCGCTTGAGGCGGGAATCGACTGCGCCGATTGTGGAGAAGAATAACGGGGCGGACGAGTTCGATATCTGGATTTTGAGAAGCGCGATTCTGTCGGACGTGGTGGGAGTGATCGGGTATGCTGTTGTCCGGGATCCAGCGATTTTTGTTGGATGCGCCATCATCACGGCGTTTGGTGGCCTCGGTTCAGCTACTATTCAAGCTGCACTCAGCAAACATGTGCCCGCTGAGCGTGTTGGTCAGCTTCTTGGAGGCATAGGATTGCTTCACTCGCTGGCGAGAATTGGTGCGCCGGTTCTGTTTAACGGGATCTATGCCGCAACGGTGTCGTCGTATCCGCAGGCGTTCtttgtggtgctggctgggctgTTCAGTGCTACGTTTATCGCATCGCTTATGCTGAAACCTGGAGGTAAGTTTCCTGACTGAATGATGTGAGAGCTAATAGACTTGGGTGCTGACATTTTACAGTGTACATGAccgaggatgatgctgaGCCAGTCGAGATTGTGGCTACCCCTGGTGAGCGGGATGcgctggaggatgatgagctccTTCCGAGAGTCTCTTGATTGTGATGTAGCTTTCACATGTCAATATGGATCTGGAATATGGGTGGGATTTTGTCTGCATTGCattggttgttgggaggtTGATCACTCGAAGTTATTAGACAGAGTCAGGTGTAGATGTGCATAACTTGAGGACATTGCATAAATTCATGAACTGAACGAACGCATTCTTTTACTCTCCAATTACCCACCCGACCGTTTCAAAAATTGAGATACTTGCTTTTATGCTGAATGCCAACTGCCACATCAACATTGAGGTCGGATGTGACCTGCGCGGGGACCCTTTTTGTGAGTGGCTGTGGCAACCGTTCGTTTGATGTAGGCCGAGCTTCTTCCGCTATAAGCCCGCTAAATCCCACTTTCactctcaacaacagcactcGGCTTCAAACGACAGTCAATAACACCACAGATCGGCAAGCTATTCCCAAGTAAGCCAGCCACCATGCTCTCCTCACGAGCATCAAAGTTGAAGCCTTTTCCCGGTGTATATTCTCACCGTTCTTTATCCCCAGGAACATtcccgcaacagcagcagcggcgtTTGCTTCACCAAAAACGACctaccccaccaccaccaccaccaccaccaccacttggACAACCACAACGACGACCAACTCTCACCACTTTTccaatcccaccaccctccctctcaagaaaaatcccctccctcaaaatgtccaccacccctcaaaatcctccccccctcccaccaacatAACCTTCGGACCCTATCCCATCCCCCATTCCCaaatcttcctcctcacccccctcacctttGCCCTCGTCAACCTAAAGCCTCTTTTGCCAGGCCACGTCTTGGTGTGCCCTATCCACCCACACAAACGCCTCACCTCTTTGTCTCAGGAAGAACTCCTCGACCTGTGGTCCACCGTCCAAAAAGTCCAGGTCATGCTCGCTAGGCATTACTTCCCTTCCCCTGGCGCCCCGGAGCAAGGGAGTTTTAACATTGCTGTTCAGGACGGGCAGGAGGCAGGGCAGACGGTGCCGCATGTGCATGTGCACGTTATTCCGAGGATCAGAGGTGTGacggagaaggggggggatggggcgggggatgagCTTTATGAGAGgatggctggggaggaggggaatgtaGGGGGTGCGTTGTGGGATAAAGTGAATGGttgtgggggggagaggccggtggggaggggaaagttCGATCGGATTGAGGAtgcggagaggatggcgagggaggcgggggataTGCAGAGTGAGGCGGAGGTGTATAAgcgggtgttggaggagatggagagggatgaGGTTAGAGATTATGGGATAGAGAATGAAAATGGGGAAAAGATGGCTGACGATGTGGTAGCAGGTGAAGAAGTAAAGTCACGGCagcggggggtggtgggcttTGGAGAGTATTTGATCTTGGAAATCAAAAAGAATCTCGGGTTGGCCAAGCAAGAGGTGGAGGCGTTGAATAAAGGGTTGGATAATGGCTATGTTCGCAAGCCGATGAGTGAATTTGCTGGATGGTATGATTGGttgtcgaggaagggggaagcggcaattgaggatgaggaaccACCAGACGTTGGAAAGCTATTCGAGGGTGATAAAAGAGCGATGAAGGCTTTGGACCGGTTTGATGGTTTTGACGACGACAGGGGACCAGGTGGTTGGGAAGACTATCAAGTGGACTACGAGTTTATGGCGCTGTATGATCAGAAATATGACCAGTGGAAgggcaagaggaggaagcagaggCGGGAGGCGAGGAAACGGCGGGCGGCTGGGTGGGAAACATTCATTTCAAGCAAGCCTGCACACGAGCCTTTCTTCGACGAAGACGAGAACTTTTCCCTTGGGCATGGCTCGGACGTTGACGGATCGGGCAAAGACAAGACTGTCCTGATCAGGATTTTGAACGAGAAGAAAGGTGTGTCTGCGAATTGGCACGTCAACTTTGGAGCCTTGACGGTCGATGAGGACGTTCAGAGGAGGTTTTTGATCGGAGTTGCGAGGGCCGAGAGGCAGCGCAAGCTTGCTTTTGTGAGATTGCCCATCAAGGGTGATGATCTAGGGGGATGGCTGGCGGCCAAGGGGGTCAACGGGGGGAAAGGTGGGAAAATAGCAAAGTAGTCCAGGATCGGGAACAAAGCAAGGGAGGTAAAAGGTGGCAAagggaaggagagaaagaaggcaaAGGCGAAATAATTGTTTGATAGATGTCAACTGAATCAAAAAGGCTAGAGATGTTCACACGCTTATTCAATCGCTTTAACCAAAGAAAATATCACGCAATAAATGCCATGCCTAACTCTTCCAAGCAACAAATCAATCCGATTCGCAACAAGGGAAAACGTATATGAACTACCTAGGTAACCAACCAGAAGCCCATTTGTACACTGCCCGCCAATATATCCCAAAAGAGTATCCGAAATAAGTCA is a window from the Podospora pseudocomata strain CBS 415.72m chromosome 6, whole genome shotgun sequence genome containing:
- a CDS encoding hypothetical protein (COG:S; EggNog:ENOG503Q4WY) gives rise to the protein MDALLGGLGLSLGGAQQPKPTCGSIFELQDKLRTALQGHVTETRADFIAETFQIRSNAVFEIPVNENENEASENASSIDPSLGEGVRASGGPTVIGSDGQPARRVNANDAVIHQPADDNAVQKLVASHLTTSLGQIDGSQWVVRAVARTDQGWTFSFICKDSWQSWSRQATKTPAKTVISEWSEKGGQDPIHLSRPAFDCRGCLKISFLKSSRTIEVKYEHSPLHKTVGQLIELLAPPPVAPVVKTPENKPKEPRAPRLCKGPRAPKETKAKTPRSRKRAVGEDGLPVEDSSQPKKRRKKKDSTAPAGPVGDPSERQLYNNEVYGANNAQPNGDYADPAPPVFNLPPGELERRRDVANKLLTDAGIDPQTLSTEQFNIFANQSPDLQKDSLAMLVQYGAERLRIVHPTKDGANSEQSTPSQSPPVQVPALRTPKKMSRKKKSEAELQPEKPVAPVTPIAHVYSGAVEGKKPPRGVCDNCRTHKPPKDSKRDLCVKIVAPKVGCATIPTEYGARSRMSVQRHWLYQVYQSQPPLLSQTMNLKI
- a CDS encoding ATP-dependent DNA helicase II subunit 1 (BUSCO:EOG092617RY; EggNog:ENOG503NW54; COG:L) — encoded protein: MGMAWGDYEERRYGGEEEDELDENDYKTQKDAVLFAIDVSASMLEPPPSSDDRKSDKDSAVVAALKCAHQFMQQRIIAQPKDMMGILLFGTEKSKFRDETGSRSGSGYPHCYLFTELDVPGAEDVKKLRDLVEEGEDADEVLVPSKEPVLMSNVLFCANQIFTTNAANFGSRRLFIITDNENPHGNDKQAKSSAAVRAKDLYDLGVTIELFPVSRAKKPFDLSKFYDDIVYRSSVEEGDNSEEVKTSRSGDGLTLLNSLISNINLKQTPKRSYFSRMPFELAPGLTITVKGYMPLHQQKPARTCYVWLGGEQAQLAQSETTKVDSEARTVEKSEIKKAYKFGGEYIYFTPEEAKSLKELDTKVLRIIGFKPLANIPMWASVKKSTFIFPSEDGYVGSTRVFSALWQKLLTSKKVGIAWFVARKNANPIMVAVIPSGSLNDEDEDSTAPYLPAGLWLYPLPFADDIRSVEIKTSTKPADELTDKMREIIQNLQLPKATYNPLKYPNPALQWHYKILQAMALEEDVPDALDDLTVPKYRQIDKRVGAYMAEWKQELADKAKEFMQLRATKRELEEDDAEERPRLAKRPKAAAGSASSGGQMSNAELKAAWENDTLKKLTVAVLKDILTSKGISTTGKKVDLLERLEQWIEEHT
- the HEM15 gene encoding ferrochelatase hem15 (EggNog:ENOG503NUJ0; BUSCO:EOG09262BHE; COG:H); the protein is MAFRLPAAALRPLRSSVLLKPAAQQTRWLATPTPFPVTQNMTSSRGPTAMVFLNMGGPSTTDEVGDFLSRLFADADLIPLGRLQNYLGPLISKRRTPKIQKQYAAIGGGSPIRKWSELQCAEMCKLLDQISPETAPHKPYVAFRYANPLTEHMYRQLLADGFGNGKGGRAVAFTQYPQYSCSTTGSSLNELWKWRQRLEGKAGPLDDGSDGTIKWSVIDRWPVHPGLVEAFAQNIEAKLQEYPPERRDKVVLLFSAHSLPMTVVNRGDPYPAEVGATVHAVMQRLGHVNPYRLCWQSQVGPQPWLGPQTQMSVEEYIAKGQKDLVLIPIAFTSDHIETLYELDEEVIGESGHKDTVKRVESLNDSPVFIKALADLAKTHLDSGIATSPQMSLRCPGCKSDRCHESKKFFAAQELA
- a CDS encoding hypothetical protein (EggNog:ENOG503NYNP; COG:S) produces the protein MSTHNMARDETIADVGTDSTESTRLLADRDETSNSERRQDEGEAWVGYADFEGLPWWRRPTVWFLLVPYALFTLAFGGTVVPKLNLILELVCKRYFADRSARDPDFTFTPVVPGEDNDQCFIPEVQRSVATFMMVLNVLTGLLSALTAPKLGSLSDRYGRKLMLTVCALGGIMNEIITILAAKFPETIHYNWLILGALFDGLTGSFTAGSVLIHSYTSDCTPPSKRGVAIGYLHSCLFMGLAFGPLLAGYFAEWTGSLLSIFYVTLGCHIFWVFSMLFITPESLSKKRQLLAREKYEIEKAARRPPTVATRVGEFGMRAMLGQQINGVVYMMKSQNPFAPLKILFPKGAHNARLRRNFLILAFLDMVLLGAAMSGGTVIILYTEYMFGWRNLESSRFVSLVSMVRVVVLLGIFPVINYVFRTRKAARLRRESTAPIVEKNNGADEFDIWILRSAILSDVVGVIGYAVVRDPAIFVGCAIITAFGGLGSATIQAALSKHVPAERVGQLLGGIGLLHSLARIGAPVLFNGIYAATVSSYPQAFFVVLAGLFSATFIASLMLKPGVYMTEDDAEPVEIVATPGERDALEDDELLPRVS
- the HNT2 gene encoding Dinucleoside triphosphate hydrolase (COG:F; EggNog:ENOG503P449), with translation MLSSRASKNIPATAAAAFASPKTTYPTTTTTTTTTWTTTTTTNSHHFSNPTTLPLKKNPLPQNVHHPSKSSPPPTNITFGPYPIPHSQIFLLTPLTFALVNLKPLLPGHVLVCPIHPHKRLTSLSQEELLDLWSTVQKVQVMLARHYFPSPGAPEQGSFNIAVQDGQEAGQTVPHVHVHVIPRIRGVTEKGGDGAGDELYERMAGEEGNVGGALWDKVNGCGGERPVGRGKFDRIEDAERMAREAGDMQSEAEVYKRVLEEMERDEVRDYGIENENGEKMADDVVAGEEVKSRQRGVVGFGEYLILEIKKNLGLAKQEVEALNKGLDNGYVRKPMSEFAGWYDWLSRKGEAAIEDEEPPDVGKLFEGDKRAMKALDRFDGFDDDRGPGGWEDYQVDYEFMALYDQKYDQWKGKRRKQRREARKRRAAGWETFISSKPAHEPFFDEDENFSLGHGSDVDGSGKDKTVLIRILNEKKGVSANWHVNFGALTVDEDVQRRFLIGVARAERQRKLAFVRLPIKGDDLGGWLAAKGVNGGKGGKIAK